In a single window of the Magnetococcales bacterium genome:
- a CDS encoding tail fiber protein: MDDIFLGTVLPFAFNYAPRGWVLCTGQTLPMNQYTALYALVGNMYGGTANQTLGVPNLQGRTILGMGINGASQVQFKPGNSADSANMSGTTIAGNITLQPGNIPLPVHTHTATVGAITSTVTTQGYQAPSMQVAKVGSGTATQAPAAGSYMGPGDAGTEQVTIYYPASSPPSPSNMVNLGGFNPGTPGTVNVAISQPSVTINQTNPQQATQVPLQAVATVKIDKPAFYQVLNYCMAVQGLFPPRD, encoded by the coding sequence ATGGATGACATATTCCTCGGGACCGTACTGCCTTTTGCCTTCAATTATGCTCCGCGAGGTTGGGTGTTGTGTACCGGCCAAACGTTGCCGATGAATCAATACACCGCGCTTTATGCCTTGGTGGGCAATATGTACGGCGGCACGGCCAACCAGACTCTTGGCGTACCCAACCTGCAAGGCCGGACAATCCTTGGTATGGGGATCAATGGAGCCTCGCAAGTACAATTTAAGCCGGGCAACAGCGCCGATTCGGCCAACATGTCCGGTACCACCATCGCGGGCAACATTACCCTGCAACCGGGAAACATACCCCTCCCTGTCCATACGCATACGGCCACGGTGGGTGCGATCACCAGCACGGTGACCACCCAGGGCTACCAGGCACCGAGCATGCAGGTTGCCAAGGTTGGCAGTGGTACGGCGACACAGGCTCCGGCAGCGGGATCCTATATGGGACCTGGTGATGCCGGAACGGAGCAGGTAACAATATACTATCCTGCATCTTCCCCGCCGTCCCCATCCAACATGGTCAACCTGGGGGGATTCAATCCGGGTACACCGGGAACGGTCAATGTTGCGATTTCTCAGCCTTCGGTCACCATCAACCAGACAAATCCCCAGCAGGCCACCCAGGTCCCTCTGCAAGCCGTGGCAACGGTGAAGATCGATAAGCCCGCTTTCTACCAGGTTCTCAACTACTGCATGGCTGTGCAGGGACTGTTTCCCCCAAGGGATTGA